A region of Candidatus Defluviilinea gracilis DNA encodes the following proteins:
- a CDS encoding BMP family ABC transporter substrate-binding protein, which translates to MEQEQSFGLYVRQRRREMDLTQEELARRVGCAAITLRKIEADDLRASVQIAERLAMALAIPLEERAGFVRWARSVKPAASDLPPVTPPPAIEEIGREDLTGRAIRGYALAERIGMGGMGTVYRAVQPNVEREVAVKIILPAYANHPDFIRRFETEAQLVARLEHPHIVPLYDYWREPNVAYLVMRLLRGGNIQSRLEQGAISIESALKMFEQICSALNSAHRIGIIHRDLKPANILLDDDSNTYLADFGIAKNLGNPDIENQTSLDAMVGSPQYMSPEQIQSLSIRPQTDIYCLGVMLYEMLTGTVPFAGPTPFDLIQQHINTPMPPLSAHRAGLPAALDTVIAKATAKDPEDRYTDALSFLHEFHNAVGKSAGLQPAVIAYEEEEIDGEIVNPFKGLRAFSESDSENFFGRESLIQQLLARLGEGGDLHRFLAVIGPSGSGKSSVVRAGLIPALRRGGLPGSENWFIVDMLPGKNPFEELEASLLRVAVNPPESLLTQLKDGNRGLLRAVHRILPADETVELVLVIDQFEEVFTLIDDEADRALFLDAIATAVLDERSRLRVVITLRADFTDKPLRYVDFGEMMNRRFEFVLPLTADEVEQAVAGPTQRVGLRLEKGLVSTIIRDAGNQPGALPLLQYALSELFEKREGRMLTNKAYREIGGVLGALGRSAEAIYARLDDSGRSATRQLFLRLVTLGEGTEDTRRRVLREELDDLSVNHQHLSTVIEHYGKARLLTFDRDPISRGATVEVAHEALLREWADLREWLAESRNDIRLQRQLSNAATEWLNTNNDKSFLLTGTRLEQFENWAANTTIAITQNDRAFLDAGIRERDRLDAEERARQQRELDAAQKLAETERQRAEEQTHSAGQLRKRAVYLTGALVVALILGAAAILFGRQAQASNREATSRELAAASILNLNADPELSVLLALEALDSSRTIEAEDALHRAVQTSRIEMVIQASAPGFPWNVEVGPDGKYLLAGADGFSKVYDARTGELVFEAPGYFSVFSPDSKKVAAGYDDGIHFWDVPSGKEIVLTSRIYYEGITFEYSPDGKRILTSDFGGVPVIWDVETGQKLVEFIGHTASARFVYFSPDGTRVISFGDDGTTRVWHAGTGKQLMELRGQGVDGTGAFNPDSKLIATTGGSGYSDIIIWDAKTGEQRSTIVAHTAGINHLEFSPDGKWIASASTDRTAKIFDVTTGREIVTFAGHTEPVIEVDFSPDGTRLATSSTDGTLRVWNIIRREVFSSRTSTTSDGQLAYNSDGTLLATSAENGMVNVWDTNTGEIIHALPSLEKLVYDLSFSPNGEKIAVAYEDSTVRIWSPSSGSILGELQKHTARVNGVAFNHNGTRLITVGEDYKAVLWDVSVSPPVEIYTQFFPAAVRTAAFSPDDTLLALGIYNNTVQILDSVTGETIITLRGHTASPSAIDFSPDGSRIATSSLDDTAKVWDVKTGSELLTLSGHASQVMSIAFSPDAQHLATASRDGTARLWDATTGKQLNTFVSGGLGLWDIAFHPNGKLLAIGEDNGVYVYLLELDDLITLANSRLTRGLTVEECTKYLHKSPSACGAPASAPTATPIPPTDSGRVCQVTGTNGLTGAGFEEAIFRGMQNSNTEFGWDLKVLESGEMIDFQKHIAEFQRGDCDLIIGTSEIADAIYAAAEQDPEQKYLVIEFPFDPPLDNLRTQLYATDQAAFLAGYLAASQSKTGKVGTFGGADFPPVTDFMDGFALGVEYFNEKNGTHVEVLGWDPHKHEGIFAGCFNCEQKGRDIAQQLLDQGADIVFPVAGYDPGVGAAKAIMPHGEAYLIGVDFDWADGLPEYQGIVLTSILKNYAPTVELTVRSIIENEFAGGIHFGGLQTGEVGLAPFYQFESLISDEVKAELEQIKADIIAGKIQTKP; encoded by the coding sequence ATGGAACAGGAACAATCCTTCGGTTTGTACGTTCGGCAACGGCGCCGCGAGATGGACCTCACGCAGGAGGAGTTGGCGCGGCGCGTTGGTTGCGCGGCGATCACACTGCGAAAGATCGAGGCAGATGATCTGCGCGCGTCCGTTCAAATTGCCGAGAGACTCGCGATGGCGCTGGCAATTCCACTGGAGGAAAGAGCCGGTTTCGTCCGCTGGGCGCGCTCTGTCAAACCTGCCGCGTCTGACCTGCCGCCGGTGACGCCTCCCCCAGCCATCGAAGAGATCGGGCGCGAAGACCTGACCGGACGCGCCATCCGCGGGTACGCGCTGGCGGAACGGATCGGCATGGGCGGCATGGGAACTGTGTATCGCGCGGTTCAACCCAACGTGGAACGGGAAGTGGCGGTCAAGATCATTCTGCCGGCATATGCAAATCATCCTGATTTCATCCGCCGTTTTGAGACCGAAGCGCAACTTGTGGCGCGGCTCGAACATCCGCATATCGTTCCACTCTATGATTATTGGCGCGAGCCGAATGTGGCATATCTTGTGATGCGGCTTTTACGCGGCGGGAATATTCAGAGCCGTCTTGAACAAGGCGCGATCTCAATTGAAAGCGCGCTCAAAATGTTCGAGCAGATCTGTTCCGCGTTGAATTCAGCCCATCGCATCGGGATCATCCATCGCGACCTAAAGCCCGCCAATATCTTGCTCGACGATGATTCGAATACCTATCTTGCAGATTTTGGGATCGCCAAGAATCTCGGCAACCCCGATATCGAAAACCAAACCAGCCTGGATGCCATGGTCGGCTCGCCGCAATACATGTCGCCCGAGCAGATCCAATCGCTTTCGATACGACCACAAACGGATATTTATTGTCTGGGCGTGATGCTGTACGAGATGTTGACAGGTACCGTCCCATTTGCGGGTCCGACGCCCTTCGACCTGATCCAACAACACATCAATACACCCATGCCCCCGCTTTCGGCGCACAGGGCTGGGCTTCCCGCCGCGTTGGATACTGTCATTGCAAAAGCGACCGCGAAAGACCCTGAGGACCGTTACACCGACGCGCTGTCTTTCTTGCATGAATTTCACAATGCCGTCGGCAAGTCGGCGGGCTTACAACCAGCAGTGATCGCCTATGAGGAAGAAGAGATCGATGGCGAGATCGTCAATCCGTTCAAAGGCTTGCGCGCCTTCAGCGAATCAGATTCAGAAAACTTCTTCGGGCGCGAATCGTTGATCCAACAATTATTGGCACGGCTCGGCGAGGGCGGAGACTTACATCGCTTTCTGGCGGTGATCGGTCCAAGCGGGAGCGGCAAATCGTCGGTGGTGCGGGCAGGCTTGATTCCCGCATTGAGGCGCGGCGGTCTGCCCGGTTCTGAGAACTGGTTCATCGTGGACATGCTGCCGGGTAAAAATCCATTTGAGGAATTGGAAGCCTCGTTATTGCGCGTGGCGGTTAACCCTCCCGAAAGTTTGTTGACTCAATTGAAAGATGGAAATCGCGGCTTGCTTCGAGCGGTTCATCGCATTTTGCCGGCGGATGAAACAGTCGAGTTGGTTCTCGTCATTGACCAATTCGAAGAAGTGTTCACGCTGATCGATGATGAAGCCGACCGCGCGTTGTTCCTCGACGCCATCGCTACTGCTGTGCTGGATGAACGCAGCCGCCTGCGCGTGGTCATTACCTTGCGCGCAGACTTCACCGACAAACCCCTGCGCTACGTGGATTTCGGCGAGATGATGAATCGGCGTTTTGAATTTGTCCTGCCATTGACAGCGGACGAGGTCGAGCAAGCGGTTGCCGGTCCCACACAGCGCGTCGGTCTCAGACTGGAAAAGGGACTCGTTTCGACGATCATTCGTGACGCTGGAAATCAACCCGGCGCACTTCCGTTATTGCAATACGCACTCTCTGAGTTATTTGAAAAACGCGAGGGACGCATGCTCACCAACAAAGCCTACCGCGAGATCGGCGGCGTGCTTGGCGCGTTAGGTCGGAGCGCGGAGGCGATCTATGCGCGTCTCGATGATTCCGGAAGATCGGCAACACGGCAGTTATTCCTGCGACTCGTTACACTGGGCGAAGGGACAGAAGACACGCGTCGCAGGGTCTTGCGTGAGGAACTAGACGATCTCTCCGTGAATCATCAACACCTATCTACTGTGATCGAACATTACGGCAAGGCGCGATTGCTGACTTTTGACCGCGACCCGATCTCGCGCGGCGCGACGGTTGAAGTGGCGCATGAAGCGCTCTTACGCGAATGGGCAGACCTGCGCGAATGGCTTGCAGAAAGCCGAAATGATATCCGCTTACAAAGACAACTCTCGAATGCGGCAACCGAATGGCTGAACACCAACAACGATAAGAGCTTTTTGCTCACTGGAACGCGGCTGGAACAATTCGAAAACTGGGCGGCGAACACTACTATTGCGATCACACAGAACGACCGCGCATTTCTCGATGCAGGTATTCGTGAAAGAGATCGGCTCGACGCAGAAGAACGCGCGCGTCAGCAACGCGAACTTGATGCCGCGCAAAAACTGGCAGAGACTGAAAGGCAACGCGCCGAAGAACAAACTCATTCAGCAGGACAATTACGCAAACGCGCCGTCTATCTGACAGGCGCATTGGTGGTCGCGTTGATCCTTGGCGCGGCAGCGATCCTGTTCGGGCGGCAGGCACAGGCGTCCAACCGCGAAGCAACCTCCCGTGAGTTGGCGGCGGCTTCGATCCTGAATCTCAATGCGGATCCCGAGCTCAGCGTGCTGCTGGCGTTGGAAGCGTTGGATTCGTCGAGAACGATCGAAGCGGAAGATGCCCTGCATCGCGCCGTGCAAACATCGCGGATCGAAATGGTGATACAAGCCAGCGCGCCCGGTTTTCCATGGAACGTAGAGGTCGGCCCGGATGGAAAATATCTGTTGGCTGGAGCCGATGGTTTTTCAAAAGTATACGATGCCAGGACCGGTGAATTGGTGTTTGAAGCGCCCGGTTATTTCTCAGTCTTTAGCCCGGATAGCAAGAAGGTGGCGGCTGGGTATGACGACGGCATTCACTTTTGGGATGTGCCGTCCGGCAAGGAGATCGTCCTCACGAGTCGAATCTATTATGAGGGCATCACATTTGAGTACAGCCCGGACGGTAAACGCATCCTGACTTCTGACTTCGGCGGCGTTCCTGTCATTTGGGATGTAGAGACGGGACAAAAGTTGGTCGAATTCATCGGTCATACTGCCAGCGCTCGTTTTGTTTACTTCAGTCCGGATGGCACCCGCGTCATTTCGTTTGGCGATGACGGCACAACACGAGTCTGGCATGCTGGAACCGGGAAGCAACTAATGGAATTGCGCGGGCAAGGCGTGGACGGGACCGGCGCGTTCAACCCTGACTCAAAATTGATCGCCACCACAGGCGGGTCGGGCTATTCTGACATCATCATTTGGGACGCTAAGACCGGCGAGCAACGATCTACAATTGTCGCTCATACTGCCGGGATCAACCACCTCGAATTCAGCCCGGACGGCAAATGGATCGCCTCCGCCAGTACAGACCGCACCGCAAAGATCTTCGATGTTACAACGGGACGTGAAATCGTAACCTTTGCCGGTCACACCGAGCCGGTGATCGAAGTTGATTTCAGCCCGGACGGCACACGGCTCGCAACCAGCAGTACCGATGGAACCTTACGAGTGTGGAACATCATCCGCCGCGAGGTATTTTCTTCGCGCACATCCACCACCTCGGACGGACAACTGGCATACAACTCGGATGGAACACTACTCGCAACCAGCGCTGAGAATGGAATGGTCAACGTATGGGATACAAATACCGGAGAGATCATCCACGCTCTGCCCTCTCTTGAAAAACTGGTATACGATCTGTCGTTCAGCCCCAACGGAGAAAAAATTGCTGTCGCCTACGAAGATTCCACTGTTCGAATATGGAGTCCGTCAAGCGGTTCGATACTGGGTGAATTACAAAAACATACAGCGCGCGTCAATGGAGTGGCGTTCAATCACAATGGCACACGCCTGATCACTGTCGGTGAAGATTACAAGGCGGTTCTTTGGGATGTCTCCGTTTCTCCTCCCGTAGAAATTTATACCCAGTTCTTTCCGGCTGCCGTCCGCACTGCCGCTTTCAGCCCGGATGATACATTACTTGCGTTGGGCATTTACAACAACACTGTGCAGATCCTTGATTCGGTCACAGGCGAAACGATCATCACTCTGCGCGGGCATACCGCTTCGCCCTCTGCAATTGACTTCAGTCCGGATGGATCGCGAATCGCAACATCCAGCCTCGACGACACCGCAAAGGTCTGGGATGTAAAAACCGGTTCAGAACTCCTGACGTTGAGCGGGCACGCCAGCCAGGTCATGTCCATCGCCTTTAGTCCAGACGCGCAACACCTAGCCACCGCCAGCCGCGACGGCACTGCCAGGCTTTGGGATGCAACAACAGGAAAACAACTCAACACCTTTGTCAGCGGCGGCTTGGGTTTGTGGGATATCGCCTTCCACCCCAATGGAAAACTGCTTGCCATCGGCGAAGATAACGGCGTGTATGTTTATCTCTTGGAATTGGATGACCTGATCACACTCGCCAATTCTCGCCTCACGCGAGGGCTAACTGTTGAAGAATGTACAAAGTATCTGCATAAAAGCCCGTCTGCATGCGGAGCGCCGGCAAGCGCGCCAACTGCCACGCCCATCCCTCCAACCGATTCGGGCAGAGTCTGTCAGGTAACCGGAACGAACGGGCTAACCGGCGCTGGCTTTGAAGAGGCAATATTTCGAGGCATGCAAAATTCCAATACGGAGTTTGGCTGGGATCTAAAAGTTCTTGAATCGGGAGAGATGATCGATTTTCAAAAACACATCGCTGAATTCCAGCGCGGCGATTGCGACCTGATCATTGGCACGTCCGAAATAGCGGATGCCATCTATGCCGCGGCTGAACAAGACCCGGAGCAGAAATATCTTGTGATTGAATTTCCGTTCGATCCGCCGCTGGACAATCTGAGAACACAATTGTACGCAACCGATCAAGCGGCATTCCTCGCGGGGTATCTGGCGGCATCACAATCGAAAACCGGCAAGGTCGGCACTTTCGGCGGCGCGGATTTTCCTCCCGTAACCGATTTTATGGACGGCTTCGCCCTCGGCGTGGAATATTTCAACGAGAAAAACGGAACTCATGTGGAAGTCCTTGGCTGGGATCCGCATAAACACGAAGGGATTTTTGCGGGATGTTTCAATTGCGAACAAAAAGGCAGAGACATCGCGCAACAGTTATTGGACCAGGGCGCAGATATTGTCTTTCCGGTGGCAGGTTATGACCCGGGCGTGGGAGCCGCCAAGGCAATCATGCCGCATGGAGAGGCATATCTCATCGGCGTGGACTTCGACTGGGCAGATGGGCTTCCAGAATATCAAGGTATCGTCCTTACCAGCATCCTGAAAAACTACGCGCCAACCGTGGAACTAACCGTTAGATCCATCATCGAGAATGAATTTGCAGGCGGTATCCATTTCGGCGGATTGCAGACAGGCGAAGTCGGGCTGGCTCCGTTCTACCAATTCGAATCACTGATCTCCGATGAAGTTAAAGCCGAGCTGGAACAGATCAAAGCGGATATCATCGCGGGAAAGATTCAAACGAAGCCGTAA